A portion of the Staphylococcus felis genome contains these proteins:
- the acpS gene encoding holo-ACP synthase: protein MIIGIGVDLVEIPRLAQSLERQPRLPKRILSPAEYARYINFSNQRRRLEFLAGRFAVKEALSKALGTGIGKSIAFQDIHCDNDSQGKPYIVFDGYRVHVSISHTDHYAVSQVILEQDD from the coding sequence ATGATTATTGGAATAGGTGTTGATTTAGTTGAAATCCCGCGTTTGGCTCAATCATTAGAACGTCAACCCCGTCTACCTAAACGTATTTTATCCCCGGCTGAGTACGCGCGATATATCAATTTTTCCAATCAGAGACGACGGCTTGAATTTTTAGCGGGTCGTTTTGCTGTTAAAGAAGCTTTGAGTAAAGCGTTAGGGACAGGAATAGGGAAAAGTATCGCTTTTCAAGATATACATTGTGATAATGATAGCCAAGGCAAGCCGTATATCGTATTTGATGGATATCGTGTACATGTATCTATTTCACATACTGATCATTATGCTGTCAGTCAAGTGATTTTAGAGCAAGACGATTAA
- a CDS encoding PH domain-containing protein yields MKKMSPNGPKVIRIVAMIVASIVGLMVVGLLIASIFVTENIRQWLWYIALGLAIVLVLYILIGVWLKPKYQYRIFGYEYSQQNVVIRKGFLWITQTKIPVFRIQNIDLEEGFFMRKYDLVTVTLSTAGGNHQLTLLNKNDANHIIKLIKKHGNLSEENVDLLHSQQKYEYEDQDVQKEELQ; encoded by the coding sequence ATGAAGAAAATGAGTCCTAACGGTCCAAAGGTTATTAGAATTGTCGCTATGATAGTTGCAAGTATTGTGGGATTAATGGTTGTAGGTCTTTTGATAGCAAGCATTTTCGTCACAGAAAATATACGTCAATGGTTGTGGTACATCGCTTTAGGATTAGCGATAGTATTAGTACTTTATATATTGATTGGCGTTTGGCTAAAGCCGAAGTACCAGTATCGTATATTTGGATATGAATATTCTCAGCAGAATGTCGTCATTCGAAAAGGTTTTTTATGGATCACGCAAACGAAAATTCCTGTTTTTCGTATTCAGAATATAGATTTAGAGGAAGGTTTTTTCATGCGAAAATATGATTTAGTGACAGTGACGTTATCAACTGCTGGGGGAAATCATCAATTGACGTTATTAAATAAAAATGATGCGAATCATATCATTAAATTGATCAAAAAACATGGTAATCTATCAGAGGAAAATGTGGATTTATTACATTCACAACAAAAATATGAATATGAAGATCAAGATGTTCAAAAAGAGGAGTTACAATGA
- a CDS encoding PH domain-containing protein: protein MYSPQKLHPISYITGIIDVIKQNIFLVIIFVFFQMKDFDFTKLSNYIAPAIVTFFFLIGFVKRVIEVFKTRYWIEDNHFIVTSGLFNYERKELNIRRIQSIDTTQNLVHQIVGGVRLIIKTPSDGIDLETVTKEQSERIRLELERLKSELLNANEINQKEESEQTEEPGSMTYSEPQNETIYELSTRNLLLMAMTSGAIFVALLTIGPLFGSINEVIPWDIIGHRLGSLFQTAINTTIFVVITILIISYIVGVLINFIRYFGYTLRRKGELLNIRYGLLSVRHVTVPISKIQAVVEEQSFIQRLFGYTSFKFIITSDMETDVEDESVSGHVMVLPFIKRNEAITILRELVPTMLFTGVEKGLPWRGFHRRFWIQSIALIIIGGVVYYYLAKWVWIPITFIIIVFMIHSLLAVLKSGMNVLEEEVIVRKVKLFSFETSYINRDKVLGFKQMSHPLMKRAALAHFDFVIASGATHDKIGLKFVNLNNVKHYHEWYIGGDYQDEENES from the coding sequence ATGTATAGTCCTCAAAAATTACATCCTATTTCTTATATCACAGGCATTATTGATGTTATCAAGCAAAATATCTTTTTAGTCATTATATTTGTATTTTTCCAAATGAAAGACTTTGATTTCACAAAATTATCAAATTATATTGCCCCGGCTATTGTAACGTTTTTCTTTTTAATAGGTTTTGTTAAGAGAGTCATTGAAGTATTTAAAACAAGATATTGGATTGAAGACAATCACTTTATCGTTACAAGTGGATTATTTAATTATGAACGCAAGGAACTCAACATTCGACGTATTCAATCAATAGATACCACGCAAAATCTCGTTCATCAAATTGTGGGTGGTGTTAGATTGATCATCAAAACGCCGAGTGATGGTATTGATTTAGAGACTGTTACAAAAGAGCAAAGTGAGCGCATTCGCTTAGAGTTAGAACGTTTAAAAAGCGAATTACTTAACGCTAATGAGATCAATCAAAAAGAAGAATCTGAACAAACAGAAGAGCCTGGTAGCATGACATATAGTGAGCCTCAAAATGAAACTATTTATGAGCTTTCAACGCGAAATTTATTATTGATGGCTATGACAAGCGGGGCTATATTTGTAGCACTATTAACAATTGGGCCTTTGTTTGGTTCAATCAATGAAGTGATTCCATGGGATATTATTGGTCATCGATTAGGTAGCCTATTTCAAACTGCAATTAATACGACAATCTTTGTTGTAATAACTATTTTGATTATCAGTTATATCGTTGGTGTACTGATTAATTTTATACGTTATTTCGGATATACGCTAAGACGAAAAGGTGAGCTATTAAATATTCGATATGGATTATTAAGTGTACGACATGTGACAGTACCTATTTCAAAAATACAGGCAGTTGTTGAAGAGCAATCATTTATTCAACGATTATTTGGTTATACTTCTTTTAAGTTTATCATTACAAGCGATATGGAAACAGACGTTGAAGATGAGTCAGTTTCAGGTCATGTAATGGTTTTACCATTCATAAAAAGAAATGAAGCGATTACTATTTTAAGAGAGCTTGTACCAACAATGTTATTTACTGGTGTTGAAAAAGGATTACCATGGAGAGGTTTTCATCGCCGTTTTTGGATTCAAAGTATAGCACTGATAATAATAGGTGGAGTTGTGTATTATTATTTAGCCAAATGGGTCTGGATACCAATTACGTTTATCATTATTGTATTCATGATTCATAGCCTTTTAGCAGTCCTTAAAAGTGGCATGAACGTGTTAGAAGAGGAAGTGATAGTACGTAAAGTGAAGTTGTTTAGTTTTGAAACGAGCTATATCAATCGAGATAAAGTGCTTGGATTTAAACAAATGAGCCATCCATTGATGAAACGTGCAGCACTTGCTCATTTTGATTTTGTGATTGCGAGTGGTGCAACTCATGATAAAATAGGGCTTAAATTTGTCAATTTAAATAACGTAAAGCATTACCACGAATGGTACATTGGAGGTGACTATCAAGATGAAGAAAATGAGTCCTAA
- a CDS encoding PH domain-containing protein yields MAHTFQKSPKCTRGYLFQYHLIHFLIDLFILGGLTFLWYYFNWRFEWIYLITLMTVVSILYHFIYPQIYYAFNQYRIVNNRIEIKRNIWFRKFEVMKFERIQFLTRSTGPLLRRHNLCVVSLVTAGHSIKLPHISLTEAQHIETHCLNCIEGGDDDV; encoded by the coding sequence ATGGCACATACGTTTCAAAAAAGTCCAAAATGTACACGTGGATATTTATTTCAATATCACTTAATCCATTTTTTAATCGATCTTTTTATTTTAGGAGGATTGACATTTTTATGGTATTACTTTAATTGGCGATTTGAATGGATTTACCTTATCACATTAATGACAGTAGTTAGCATTTTATATCATTTTATTTACCCACAAATATATTATGCATTTAATCAGTATCGTATAGTAAACAATCGAATCGAAATTAAGCGAAATATATGGTTTCGAAAGTTTGAAGTCATGAAATTTGAACGTATTCAATTTTTAACGCGATCAACAGGACCTTTGCTTCGTCGCCATAATCTATGTGTGGTGTCTTTGGTTACAGCTGGGCATTCAATTAAACTTCCACATATCTCTTTAACAGAAGCGCAACACATTGAAACACACTGTTTGAATTGTATTGAGGGTGGTGATGATGATGTATAG
- the cshA gene encoding degradosome RNA helicase CshA, with amino-acid sequence MQKFIDLGVSKKTAETLEAMGFTEPTPIQKDSIPYALNNVDILGQAQTGTGKTGAFGIPLVEKVKDKQGVRALILAPTRELAMQVAEQLREFSRGQKVQIVTVFGGMPIDRQIKSLKKGPQIVVGTPGRVIDHINRRTLKTQDIETLILDEADEMMNMGFIDDMRFIMSKIPAEGRHTMLFSATMPKAIQELVQKFMKSPKIIKTMNNEISDPQIDEFYTIVKELEKFETFTNFLDVHQPELAIVFGRTKRRVDELTSALLSKGYKAEGLHGDITQAKRLEVLKKFKNDQLDILVATDVAARGLDISGVSHVYNFDIPQDTESYTHRIGRTGRAGKHGIAVTFVNPIEMDYIRQIEETNRRQMRSLRPPYRKEVLKAREEEIKNKVENWIAVDKEPRIENIAKQLLERYNQEDLVTALLQELVESNDDVEVQLTFEKPLARKTRSQKGARKGSGNKRHSKSSRNHKSGFNKKGNNKGKRDVKVKKGRTFADHQK; translated from the coding sequence TTGCAAAAATTTATTGATTTAGGAGTTTCTAAAAAAACAGCTGAAACTCTAGAAGCTATGGGATTTACTGAACCGACACCCATACAAAAGGACAGTATTCCATACGCACTCAACAATGTAGATATACTCGGCCAAGCGCAAACAGGAACGGGGAAAACAGGCGCATTTGGTATACCATTAGTTGAAAAGGTAAAAGACAAACAAGGTGTACGCGCACTTATTTTAGCTCCGACACGTGAACTTGCAATGCAAGTAGCAGAACAATTACGTGAATTTAGCCGAGGCCAAAAAGTTCAAATTGTTACTGTGTTTGGTGGAATGCCGATAGACCGCCAAATTAAATCACTTAAAAAAGGTCCTCAAATTGTTGTCGGTACGCCAGGACGTGTAATCGATCACATTAATCGTCGTACATTAAAAACTCAAGATATTGAGACTTTAATTCTTGATGAAGCTGATGAAATGATGAATATGGGCTTCATTGATGATATGAGATTTATCATGAGTAAGATACCTGCTGAAGGTCGTCATACGATGTTATTTTCTGCTACAATGCCAAAAGCAATTCAAGAGCTTGTTCAAAAATTCATGAAATCCCCTAAAATTATTAAAACAATGAATAATGAAATCTCTGATCCTCAAATTGATGAATTTTACACGATTGTTAAAGAATTAGAGAAATTTGAAACTTTTACTAACTTCTTAGATGTACATCAACCTGAACTTGCGATTGTATTTGGACGTACGAAACGACGCGTTGATGAGCTGACAAGTGCTTTATTGTCTAAAGGTTACAAAGCAGAAGGTTTACACGGTGATATTACTCAAGCTAAACGCTTAGAGGTACTTAAAAAGTTTAAAAATGATCAATTAGATATATTAGTTGCGACAGATGTTGCTGCTCGTGGTTTAGACATTTCGGGTGTTAGCCATGTTTATAACTTTGATATTCCACAAGATACGGAGAGTTATACACACCGTATCGGTCGTACAGGCCGTGCAGGAAAACATGGTATCGCTGTGACATTTGTGAATCCAATTGAAATGGATTATATTCGACAAATTGAAGAAACAAATCGCAGACAAATGCGCTCATTACGCCCTCCTTATCGTAAAGAGGTCCTTAAAGCGCGTGAAGAAGAAATTAAAAATAAAGTTGAAAACTGGATAGCAGTTGATAAAGAGCCGCGTATTGAAAATATCGCTAAACAACTTTTAGAACGATACAACCAAGAAGATCTTGTCACTGCATTACTACAAGAGCTTGTTGAGTCTAATGATGATGTAGAAGTACAATTAACTTTCGAAAAGCCTCTTGCACGTAAAACGCGTTCTCAAAAAGGTGCACGAAAAGGAAGTGGCAATAAGCGTCATTCGAAATCGTCAAGAAATCACAAGTCAGGTTTCAACAAAAAAGGAAATAATAAAGGTAAACGTGATGTTAAAGTCAAAAAAGGGCGTACGTTTGCTGACCACCAAAAATAA
- a CDS encoding UDP-N-acetylmuramoyl-tripeptide--D-alanyl-D-alanine ligase: MIQITLKQLSQWIEDCRIDQKFLDYHISGATIDSRHIEKGQLFIPFKGERVDGHRFCEQALSDGAGAVLFEEKSNVPPPSNGPVIFVKDTLIALQQLAQKYLQYVAPTVIAVTGSNGKTTTKDMIENTLSAHYKVKKTRGNYNNEIGMPLTILELDKDTEIAILEMGMSGFHEIELLSKIAQPDYAVITNIGESHMQDLGSREGIAQAKFEIVKGLKAQGRLLYDGDEPLLKPHIATMDASRTISIGLSKGNDVACRILEHSEAGITFEINRKARFTIPVLGEHNMRNAAIAITIAQMLNVPNSVIHNQLQQLQLTGMRMEKFVSKSGATVINDAYNASPTSMKAAIDTLSTMNGRKILILGDVLELGEQSKMMHASVGKYINDKGIDLLYTFGEASMDIHEKGKKFVDEAIHFDSKDKMIRYISSILQQRDIVLVKGSRGMRLEEVVEALIQC, encoded by the coding sequence ATGATTCAGATCACACTAAAACAACTCTCACAATGGATTGAGGACTGCCGAATTGATCAAAAATTTTTAGATTATCATATTTCAGGCGCAACGATTGATTCAAGACATATCGAAAAAGGTCAATTATTCATTCCTTTTAAGGGTGAGCGTGTTGATGGTCATCGTTTTTGTGAGCAAGCGTTATCGGATGGAGCTGGTGCAGTGTTGTTTGAAGAAAAGAGTAACGTGCCACCTCCATCAAATGGACCAGTGATTTTTGTTAAAGATACACTGATTGCATTACAACAATTGGCCCAAAAATATTTACAATATGTTGCACCAACAGTTATTGCTGTCACAGGCTCGAATGGTAAAACAACAACAAAAGATATGATTGAAAATACATTATCGGCTCATTATAAGGTCAAAAAAACAAGAGGCAACTATAATAACGAAATAGGAATGCCTTTAACAATATTAGAGTTAGATAAAGATACAGAAATCGCTATACTTGAAATGGGAATGTCAGGTTTTCATGAGATTGAATTATTATCTAAAATTGCACAACCTGATTACGCTGTGATTACTAATATTGGTGAATCACATATGCAAGACTTAGGTTCTCGCGAAGGAATTGCTCAAGCCAAATTTGAAATTGTTAAAGGTTTAAAAGCACAGGGACGATTACTATATGATGGTGATGAACCATTACTGAAGCCACATATAGCAACAATGGATGCATCTCGTACAATAAGTATCGGATTAAGTAAAGGTAATGATGTGGCATGCCGCATTCTTGAACATAGTGAAGCAGGGATTACTTTTGAAATTAACCGAAAAGCGCGTTTTACAATACCTGTTTTAGGTGAACATAATATGCGTAATGCAGCCATCGCTATCACAATTGCGCAAATGTTAAATGTTCCAAATTCAGTCATTCACAATCAGCTCCAACAGTTACAACTTACAGGGATGCGAATGGAAAAGTTTGTGTCTAAAAGTGGTGCAACCGTTATTAACGATGCATATAATGCAAGTCCAACGAGTATGAAGGCAGCGATTGACACTTTATCAACAATGAATGGACGTAAGATTTTAATCTTAGGTGATGTGCTTGAGCTCGGCGAACAATCAAAAATGATGCATGCTTCTGTAGGTAAATATATCAATGATAAAGGGATAGATTTGCTATATACATTTGGTGAAGCCTCCATGGATATACATGAAAAAGGGAAAAAGTTTGTGGATGAAGCTATTCATTTTGACAGTAAAGATAAAATGATACGTTACATTTCATCAATACTACAACAGAGAGATATCGTATTAGTCAAAGGGTCAAGAGGTATGCGACTTGAAGAAGTTGTAGAAGCACTAATTCAATGCTAG
- a CDS encoding D-alanine--D-alanine ligase: protein MSKEGLCIIYGGKSAEHDVSILTAQNVLNAIDKNKYCVDIIYITNDGAWKKKENISEIITEISDLTLADVDEGEISSMLTSSSLGTKYDAVFPLLHGPNGEDGTIQGLFEVLDLPYVGNGVLAASSSMDKLVMKQLFAHRGLPQLPYVSFLRSEYEKYQHNILKLVNDKLEFPVFVKPANLGSSVGISKCEDEASLIKGIEEAFQFDRKLVIEQGVNAREIEVAVLGNDYPETTWPGEVVKDVAFYDYKSKYKDGKVKLAIPADLDQNVQMTLRDMAIEAFKATDCSGLLRADFFVTEDQQIYINETNAMPGFTEFSMYPKLWENMGVSYAELITKLIELAKERHADKQKNKYKID, encoded by the coding sequence ATGTCAAAAGAAGGATTATGTATCATTTATGGTGGTAAAAGCGCCGAACATGATGTTTCTATCTTAACTGCTCAGAATGTGTTAAATGCAATCGATAAAAATAAGTATTGTGTAGATATCATCTATATTACTAATGATGGTGCATGGAAGAAAAAAGAAAATATTAGCGAAATCATTACAGAAATTAGTGACTTAACATTGGCTGATGTAGACGAAGGGGAAATCTCATCAATGTTAACATCATCTAGTTTAGGCACGAAATATGATGCTGTTTTCCCATTGTTACATGGGCCTAATGGTGAAGATGGCACAATTCAAGGATTATTTGAAGTTCTTGATTTACCGTATGTCGGTAACGGTGTACTTGCTGCTTCAAGTTCTATGGATAAACTTGTTATGAAACAATTATTTGCACACCGTGGTTTACCACAATTGCCATATGTTAGTTTCTTAAGAAGTGAATATGAAAAGTATCAGCATAATATTTTAAAACTTGTAAATGACAAGTTGGAATTTCCTGTTTTTGTAAAACCAGCCAATCTTGGATCAAGTGTTGGAATTAGTAAATGTGAAGATGAAGCGTCATTGATTAAAGGGATAGAAGAAGCATTTCAATTTGACCGAAAACTTGTAATTGAACAAGGCGTTAATGCACGTGAAATCGAGGTTGCTGTGTTAGGTAATGACTATCCGGAAACAACATGGCCAGGTGAAGTCGTTAAAGATGTTGCATTTTATGATTACAAATCTAAATATAAAGATGGAAAAGTCAAGCTAGCAATCCCTGCTGATTTAGATCAAAATGTTCAAATGACTTTGAGAGATATGGCCATTGAGGCTTTCAAAGCGACGGATTGTTCAGGTTTATTACGTGCAGACTTCTTTGTGACAGAAGATCAACAAATTTATATTAACGAAACAAACGCGATGCCTGGATTTACAGAGTTTAGCATGTATCCAAAATTGTGGGAAAACATGGGTGTTTCATATGCTGAATTGATTACAAAGCTGATTGAACTTGCAAAAGAACGTCATGCCGACAAACAGAAAAACAAATATAAAATTGATTAA
- a CDS encoding FtsW/RodA/SpoVE family cell cycle protein — MASSRQQTQKSFFRRLDWRLLTLIATLCLMSILTIHSAMSGGQYSADFSIRQGLYYVFGAIIAFMIMVFSPKKIRKYTHIVYIIFNVLLLGLLVLPESSITPIINGAKSWYRLGPISIQPSEFMKIIIILALANVVARHNRFTFNKSFETDLKLIFKMIIVTLLPMAFILLQNDLGTTLVFLAIIAGVLIVSGITWKILVPLFGSAIVVGTSIILSILFKPEILENIAGIKTYQLGRVNSWLDPYTYSSGDGFHLTESLKAIGSGQLVGKGFNNGEVYIPENHTDFIFSVVGEEFGFLGAVVLLIVFLLLLLHLMRLALIEEDLFNKTFIVGYISLLLFHIVQNIGMTIQLLPITGIPLPFISYGGSSIWSLMTGIGVILSIYYHKTQRYQTPSDHLK; from the coding sequence ATGGCTTCTTCACGTCAACAAACTCAAAAGTCCTTTTTTCGCCGTTTAGATTGGCGACTTCTAACATTAATTGCTACATTATGCTTAATGAGTATTTTAACCATTCATTCAGCGATGAGCGGTGGTCAATATAGCGCTGACTTTAGTATCAGACAAGGGTTATACTATGTTTTTGGTGCTATAATCGCATTTATGATTATGGTTTTTTCACCTAAAAAAATCCGCAAATATACACATATTGTATATATTATTTTCAATGTATTACTTTTAGGTTTATTAGTATTGCCCGAATCATCTATTACACCTATTATCAATGGTGCTAAAAGTTGGTATCGATTAGGACCTATTAGTATTCAGCCTTCAGAATTTATGAAAATCATTATTATATTAGCATTAGCCAATGTGGTAGCACGGCACAATCGATTCACTTTTAATAAATCTTTTGAGACAGATTTAAAACTTATTTTTAAAATGATTATTGTTACTTTACTTCCAATGGCTTTTATCTTATTACAAAATGATTTAGGAACAACGCTTGTCTTTTTAGCGATTATTGCTGGCGTTTTGATCGTAAGTGGCATCACTTGGAAAATTTTGGTTCCGTTATTTGGCAGTGCCATTGTAGTAGGAACAAGTATTATTCTATCAATTCTTTTCAAACCAGAAATTTTAGAAAATATTGCTGGCATTAAGACTTATCAATTAGGTCGTGTCAATTCTTGGCTTGACCCATACACATACAGTTCCGGAGATGGTTTCCATTTGACTGAATCACTGAAAGCAATTGGATCTGGACAACTCGTAGGAAAAGGATTTAATAATGGTGAAGTTTACATACCTGAAAACCACACTGACTTTATTTTTTCTGTAGTCGGTGAAGAATTTGGATTTTTAGGGGCTGTCGTTTTATTGATTGTATTTTTGTTATTACTCTTACATTTAATGCGTTTGGCATTAATAGAAGAAGACTTATTTAACAAGACATTTATTGTAGGTTATATCAGTTTATTACTTTTTCATATCGTTCAAAATATCGGTATGACTATTCAGTTATTACCAATCACCGGTATTCCTCTTCCATTTATTAGTTATGGTGGAAGCTCTATTTGGAGCTTAATGACTGGAATAGGTGTTATCCTAAGTATTTATTATCATAAAACACAACGTTATCAAACCCCATCCGATCACTTGAAATAA
- a CDS encoding Lmo0850 family protein: MAKQNDKLQNVVQMLSSIGVKVKKTKSRLDIMRSLPNAKPATEKLK, from the coding sequence ATGGCAAAGCAAAATGATAAGCTCCAGAATGTGGTCCAAATGTTATCATCAATCGGTGTTAAAGTTAAAAAAACAAAATCTCGATTGGATATTATGCGGTCACTTCCTAATGCCAAACCCGCAACAGAAAAGTTAAAGTAG
- a CDS encoding heavy metal translocating P-type ATPase — protein MTKETFKISGMTCAACSARIERVLNRESGIEEVSVNLVMEKGTVTYDPDRITRDAIFERISKIGFEAHPLESQQETRQRQSNELKRQKYKFIIAFVLALPLLYTMFAHFDFLSFVPVPKLLMNPWFQLLLATPIQFVLGAQFYIGAYKSLIHKSANMDVLVAMGTSTAYFYSIYLMIIHGHMSHHSIPLYFETSAVLITLILLGKYFEKRAKGHASDAIEKLAALQVKDAEVERNGKIEQIAIDQVRVGDTVLIRSGQHIPLDGEIIEGDTTIDESLITGESIPVEKSVGDRVIGSTLNQTNFIKMRVTHVGEDLVLNQIIKVVEDAQNEKPHIQRLADQISNVFVPAVVGIAILAFLIWYMFITPQQLSQSLEIFIAVIVIACPCALGLATPTSIMVGSGRAAKTGILFKSAEALEQTKQTDTIVFDKTGTLTNGRPKVMIEHILSDDSNVPRYVKSLEQQSEHPLSHALIDYYEGVKTLSIEQYQTHTGNGISGRIDGAHIHIGSISFLEPIAQLSEDIHSIVQNIEEQGATVVGVVVDGQLMTIFGLRDEPKEDAKSTVESLKQNYELILLSGDSENTAQAIANQLGIQRVIAGVKPEEKAHTIKALQSQGKTVMMIGDGVNDAPALMQSNIGVAMGSGSDIALESSDIALVKNQLKYIPEALKLSRLTIRNIKQNLFFAFIYNLIGIPIAASGFLAPWLAGTAMAFSSVSVVLNALRLNSIQK, from the coding sequence ATGACAAAAGAAACATTTAAAATATCTGGTATGACTTGTGCTGCATGTTCTGCTCGTATTGAGCGTGTGTTAAATCGTGAATCTGGCATTGAAGAAGTCAGTGTCAATTTGGTAATGGAAAAAGGTACTGTTACTTATGATCCTGACCGCATTACAAGAGATGCTATCTTTGAACGAATTTCTAAAATAGGTTTTGAAGCGCATCCTTTAGAAAGCCAACAAGAAACTAGACAACGACAATCAAATGAATTAAAAAGACAAAAGTATAAATTTATAATTGCATTTGTTTTAGCGTTGCCATTGTTATATACAATGTTTGCACATTTTGACTTTCTAAGTTTTGTACCTGTTCCAAAATTGCTTATGAATCCCTGGTTTCAGTTACTATTAGCGACGCCAATTCAATTTGTTTTAGGAGCGCAATTTTATATCGGGGCATATAAGTCATTAATCCATAAAAGTGCCAATATGGATGTTTTAGTAGCTATGGGGACTTCGACAGCATATTTTTATAGTATTTATTTAATGATAATACATGGTCATATGTCACATCATTCAATTCCGTTATATTTCGAGACGAGTGCAGTACTTATTACGTTAATTTTATTAGGAAAATATTTTGAAAAACGTGCTAAAGGTCATGCGAGTGATGCGATAGAAAAACTAGCCGCATTACAAGTCAAAGATGCAGAAGTTGAACGCAATGGAAAAATTGAACAAATTGCAATTGATCAAGTCCGAGTAGGCGATACGGTCCTGATTCGAAGTGGGCAACACATTCCTTTAGATGGTGAAATTATTGAAGGGGATACGACAATTGATGAGTCACTTATCACAGGAGAAAGTATACCTGTAGAAAAAAGTGTAGGAGATCGAGTAATTGGTAGTACCTTGAATCAAACTAACTTTATCAAAATGCGTGTTACACATGTTGGAGAAGATTTGGTTTTAAATCAAATTATTAAAGTAGTTGAAGATGCCCAAAATGAAAAGCCTCACATTCAACGTTTGGCAGATCAAATATCTAATGTATTTGTCCCTGCAGTTGTTGGTATAGCTATTTTGGCATTTTTAATTTGGTATATGTTCATAACACCACAGCAACTTAGTCAATCTTTAGAAATCTTTATAGCTGTTATTGTTATAGCATGTCCATGTGCCTTAGGATTGGCGACCCCTACATCGATAATGGTTGGATCGGGACGTGCTGCTAAGACGGGGATACTATTCAAATCAGCAGAAGCTTTAGAACAAACGAAACAAACGGATACTATAGTATTTGATAAAACTGGAACTTTAACAAATGGACGACCTAAAGTCATGATTGAACACATTCTTAGTGATGATTCGAATGTACCGCGTTACGTAAAAAGCCTTGAACAGCAATCTGAGCATCCGTTGTCGCATGCATTAATCGATTACTATGAAGGCGTTAAAACACTGTCAATTGAACAGTATCAAACACATACTGGTAATGGTATTTCAGGTCGAATAGATGGAGCTCATATTCACATTGGTTCTATATCATTTTTAGAACCAATAGCCCAACTATCAGAAGATATTCACTCGATAGTTCAAAATATTGAAGAACAAGGTGCTACTGTCGTAGGTGTTGTAGTAGACGGTCAATTGATGACGATATTTGGCTTGCGAGATGAACCAAAAGAAGATGCAAAATCAACGGTTGAATCTTTAAAACAAAATTATGAATTAATTTTATTAAGTGGTGATAGCGAAAATACAGCTCAGGCTATAGCTAATCAATTAGGAATACAACGTGTGATAGCTGGTGTGAAACCAGAAGAGAAGGCACATACGATAAAAGCGTTACAATCACAGGGGAAAACAGTCATGATGATTGGTGATGGTGTAAATGATGCGCCAGCACTAATGCAAAGTAATATAGGTGTTGCAATGGGATCAGGTTCTGATATTGCATTAGAATCATCAGATATTGCTCTAGTAAAAAATCAATTAAAATATATACCAGAAGCATTAAAGTTAAGCAGGCTTACGATTCGTAATATCAAGCAAAACCTATTTTTTGCATTTATCTACAATTTAATTGGCATTCCTATTGCAGCCAGTGGCTTTTTAGCACCATGGCTTGCGGGGACTGCAATGGCATTTAGTTCGGTTTCAGTCGTATTAAATGCATTACGTTTGAATTCTATACAAAAATAA
- a CDS encoding heavy-metal-associated domain-containing protein: MEKHTILVEGMSCNHCKVAVEEAVSENKDVLSVEAFPNDDKVNVELRDDSALQDVKQRIYDAGYDVKS, from the coding sequence ATGGAAAAACATACAATTTTAGTAGAAGGCATGAGTTGTAATCATTGTAAAGTTGCAGTTGAAGAAGCGGTGAGTGAAAATAAAGATGTGCTTTCAGTTGAAGCGTTCCCAAATGATGATAAAGTAAATGTTGAACTGCGTGATGATAGCGCGTTACAAGATGTTAAGCAACGTATTTATGATGCAGGTTATGACGTAAAATCTTAA